In Neisseria brasiliensis, the following proteins share a genomic window:
- a CDS encoding Gp37 family protein — MSATRPVIDSVVEHLQQAIPWVIVEAFPERPSEYQFIHPTGAILVGYGGSKFTALEHLGSIAQQRDITLVLTIIGSNLHGDEGTLAILDETRLAIVGFRPTNCLPCHLLAERFLSEDAGAWQYELTVQTETQQVQVYQPENKPLFTRTRPRESGDPHEQDLKLKEAP, encoded by the coding sequence ATGAGTGCCACACGTCCGGTTATTGACTCGGTGGTTGAGCATTTGCAGCAGGCCATCCCGTGGGTCATCGTTGAAGCGTTTCCGGAGCGGCCGTCTGAATATCAGTTTATTCATCCGACCGGCGCGATTTTGGTGGGCTACGGCGGCAGCAAGTTCACCGCTTTGGAGCATTTGGGCAGTATTGCCCAGCAGCGCGACATCACTTTGGTACTGACGATTATCGGCAGCAATCTGCACGGAGATGAAGGTACGCTGGCGATTTTGGACGAGACGCGCTTGGCTATTGTCGGCTTCCGCCCAACCAACTGCTTGCCCTGCCACTTGTTGGCCGAGCGTTTTTTAAGCGAAGACGCGGGCGCGTGGCAGTATGAATTGACGGTGCAGACTGAAACCCAGCAGGTGCAGGTGTATCAGCCTGAAAATAAGCCGTTATTTACCCGAACGCGGCCGCGCGAAAGTGGCGACCCGCACGAACAAGATTTGAAACTGAAGGAGGCTCCATAA
- a CDS encoding phage tail sheath family protein, whose protein sequence is MAAAFHHGTETQRVDGGSNAVYTVDGAITAMVGTAPIGAVNELTVCSTIKDFSQFSALTNVGFTLPDAANIWTRYASGVAYVVNVCDPAKHKSQVSDEVLAVDADTLTAKTKHPALQSGYTVSDGDSPLAEGENYTMDMVSGEITFTAKPAAPKISYTYTDPTKVTEEDIIGGYVAATGKRTGLELLTEGYNRYGADAKIVIVPEYDKTAKVAAAAITLAAKLQAIAYINAPTGTTLSKALEGRGALGTINFQTSSDRAELFFPHVIGTLGVESLATHAAGLRMKTDVEHGYWVSKSNRELLGVTGLEIGLTARADDPQSETNRLNEKGITTVFNSYGTGYRLWGNRLACWPTVSHIKNFEVAQRTGDLIDESIRRVELQYIDRPIDDALLDSLLETIRTYLSTLPSIVGFSLDLDYDYDLVDAFSKGQVPIVYEYTPKLPAERISNKSVMTRKYLANLVSGN, encoded by the coding sequence ATGGCAGCAGCATTTCATCACGGCACCGAAACCCAGCGTGTCGACGGCGGCAGCAACGCCGTCTATACCGTTGACGGTGCAATTACTGCGATGGTCGGCACCGCACCTATCGGTGCGGTCAATGAGTTGACCGTTTGCTCGACAATTAAAGACTTTTCCCAATTTTCCGCGCTGACGAATGTCGGTTTCACCCTGCCGGATGCCGCCAATATTTGGACACGCTATGCGTCCGGCGTGGCGTATGTGGTCAACGTCTGCGACCCGGCCAAGCATAAATCGCAAGTCAGCGATGAGGTATTGGCGGTTGATGCCGATACCTTGACGGCCAAGACCAAACATCCTGCATTGCAGAGCGGCTATACCGTTTCAGACGGCGATTCTCCGTTAGCCGAAGGCGAAAACTACACCATGGATATGGTGAGCGGCGAAATCACGTTTACCGCTAAGCCTGCCGCGCCGAAAATCAGCTACACCTACACTGACCCGACCAAGGTCACCGAAGAAGACATCATCGGCGGCTATGTCGCGGCCACGGGCAAGCGCACCGGTTTGGAGTTGCTGACCGAAGGCTACAACCGCTACGGTGCAGATGCCAAGATTGTGATTGTGCCGGAGTATGATAAAACGGCCAAAGTTGCTGCCGCTGCGATTACCTTGGCCGCCAAGCTGCAAGCGATTGCGTACATCAACGCGCCGACAGGCACGACCTTGAGCAAGGCGTTGGAAGGCCGTGGTGCGTTGGGTACGATTAATTTCCAAACATCAAGCGACCGCGCCGAGCTGTTTTTCCCACATGTTATCGGCACGCTTGGTGTGGAATCATTGGCCACCCATGCCGCCGGTCTGCGCATGAAAACCGATGTGGAGCACGGCTATTGGGTCAGCAAGTCAAACCGCGAATTGCTGGGCGTGACCGGCCTTGAAATCGGCCTGACTGCCCGTGCCGATGATCCGCAAAGCGAAACCAACCGCCTGAACGAAAAAGGCATCACCACCGTATTCAACAGCTACGGCACCGGCTACCGCTTGTGGGGCAACCGCTTGGCGTGTTGGCCGACCGTTTCGCACATCAAAAACTTCGAAGTGGCGCAGCGCACCGGCGACTTGATTGACGAATCCATCCGCCGCGTTGAGCTGCAGTACATCGACCGTCCGATTGACGATGCCTTGCTCGACAGCCTGCTGGAGACCATCCGCACTTATTTGTCTACGCTGCCAAGTATTGTCGGCTTCTCGCTGGATTTGGATTACGACTACGACTTGGTCGATGCCTTCAGCAAAGGTCAGGTGCCGATTGTGTACGAATACACGCCGAAGCTGCCTGCCGAGCGCATCAGTAACAAGTCGGTGATGACCCGTAAATATTTGGCCAATTTGGTCAGCGGTAATTAA
- a CDS encoding phage major tail tube protein, translating to MPKLNAIYNANVYIDGNNLLGKAAEITAPEVEFSMDEMTGLGLFGTIKLPTGMEAMEAEITWNSFYPEVAKHSKNPFKATQLMIRSNLQTFDAAGLDKEVAMVTTMTGTFGKDALGGFKPKEKAEFSSTFNVTEVRQVADGRELFYYNAFTNTLRVDGQDVLSQMRKNIGA from the coding sequence ATGCCTAAATTAAATGCAATCTACAACGCAAACGTCTATATCGACGGTAACAACCTGCTGGGCAAAGCCGCCGAAATCACCGCGCCGGAAGTCGAATTTTCGATGGACGAAATGACCGGTTTGGGCTTATTCGGCACCATTAAGCTGCCGACCGGCATGGAAGCCATGGAAGCTGAAATCACGTGGAACAGCTTTTATCCTGAAGTGGCCAAGCACAGCAAGAACCCGTTTAAAGCCACGCAACTGATGATCCGCTCCAACCTGCAAACTTTCGATGCGGCCGGACTGGATAAAGAAGTGGCCATGGTCACCACCATGACCGGTACATTCGGCAAAGATGCCTTGGGTGGCTTTAAACCCAAAGAAAAGGCCGAGTTTTCCAGCACGTTCAATGTGACCGAAGTGCGTCAGGTGGCCGACGGCCGCGAGCTGTTTTACTACAATGCCTTTACCAACACCTTGCGTGTCGATGGTCAGGATGTGTTGTCTCAAATGCGCAAAAACATCGGTGCGTAG
- a CDS encoding phage tail assembly protein — MNNEAQKLQEDLGATQTVKLKYPVRLATGQMLEKVTVRRPRVGDLRAVMHITNEAEQGLLLVSRVTGLVPEDLDELDLKDLEAIQATFRTADEASGA; from the coding sequence ATGAACAACGAAGCACAGAAACTGCAAGAAGACTTGGGCGCAACCCAAACCGTGAAGCTGAAATATCCGGTGCGTTTGGCTACCGGCCAAATGTTGGAAAAAGTGACTGTGCGCCGCCCGCGTGTAGGCGATTTGCGCGCGGTGATGCACATTACCAATGAGGCCGAGCAAGGTTTGCTGCTGGTGTCGCGCGTTACCGGTTTGGTGCCGGAAGACTTAGACGAACTGGATTTGAAAGACTTAGAGGCTATTCAGGCCACCTTTCGCACCGCCGACGAAGCAAGCGGCGCATAA
- a CDS encoding GpE family phage tail protein encodes MAACADLAWWFGWSVQAVYDLPLDEFEEWQKEAARQIKAGYARNGMI; translated from the coding sequence TTGGCCGCCTGTGCCGATTTGGCTTGGTGGTTTGGTTGGAGCGTGCAGGCCGTTTACGACCTGCCGCTGGATGAGTTTGAGGAGTGGCAGAAAGAAGCAGCCCGCCAAATTAAGGCGGGCTATGCTCGGAACGGAATGATTTGA
- a CDS encoding phage tail tape measure protein, whose protein sequence is MASDLGVSISVSATVGGALSGLASVSKAMKTLETTTGTLKARQHELASVLERNKDRLGVQAAKQLWQEYDKIDRSIKKLTASSAKLQQIQAAKAVNAQQWQGLKGQWQTAVGAAGTVALPVKLAIDFESSMADVRKVVDFDTPQQFKEMEQDILKMTRTIPMAATELAKISASGGQLGIARKDIPVFTETIAKMSVAFDMSAEQAGDSMAKLANIYKIPIAEIDKLGDAINHLSNNSPAKAADIVNVLGRVGGVAKQFGLTELQTTSLGNAFIALGRTPEVAGTAINGMLTQLMTADKQGKKFQAALASMGTDSKKLKKAIAENGEQALMDFLKQVEKLPKDQQMGVLVDLFGKEYADDVAALVGGLDTYKKSIEELKKTGKGGKPEFMGSMEKEFAARSATTANQIQLLKNSLVELGINVGSVILPAVNDFAGAITKIANKLADWANAHPVLTGYIIKTAMALAAMVAGGWLVRIAANRITAGFLTAKGALQSFKVTAQLVSMVMKGGILPADIPGRLGAFVRALSAARTAMMGFGLSSLVAMWPVVVVAGAVAVIAFLIYKYWQPLKAFFAGLWDGLIQGLATLKPMFDSLVSVIAPFGQVIMSVLGSIWSVIQPLVQPLLDWFGDFFNMSQVAEGGARNFGQSVGLWIGQTIAALVTFASTAWANIIAFFSAGIAALLNLILTFSPVTAFMTAFQAVWTWLSGLGATFMSYGSMMIDGLVNGIKAGIGRAVAAVQGVVSAVKSAFTSDRKGMGIHSPSRVFAGYGGYMTEGLAVGIKRTAGRPLQAVGAWAGRLKDGFSRRVGGMRADLAARISGSSADFAAARAAQSQAGGITVNFNPTIHAPGGDPGQIQTALQMGLREFEMLFQRMMADRERRAY, encoded by the coding sequence ATGGCTTCTGATTTAGGTGTTTCGATTTCGGTATCCGCTACTGTCGGCGGTGCCTTATCGGGCTTGGCCAGCGTCAGCAAAGCCATGAAAACGCTGGAAACGACAACAGGTACGCTTAAAGCCCGACAACATGAGTTGGCTTCTGTGCTGGAACGGAATAAAGACCGCTTGGGTGTGCAGGCTGCCAAGCAGTTGTGGCAAGAGTACGACAAAATCGACCGTTCTATCAAAAAGCTGACCGCCAGTTCTGCCAAGTTACAGCAAATTCAGGCTGCCAAGGCGGTGAATGCACAGCAATGGCAAGGCTTGAAAGGTCAATGGCAGACTGCAGTAGGTGCTGCCGGTACAGTCGCTTTGCCTGTCAAACTCGCTATTGATTTTGAATCGTCGATGGCCGATGTGCGCAAAGTCGTCGATTTCGATACGCCACAGCAGTTTAAAGAGATGGAACAGGACATCTTAAAGATGACCCGCACCATTCCGATGGCGGCTACGGAATTGGCCAAAATCTCGGCATCCGGCGGCCAGCTGGGTATTGCGCGTAAAGATATACCTGTTTTTACCGAAACCATCGCCAAAATGTCGGTCGCTTTCGATATGTCTGCCGAACAGGCGGGCGACAGTATGGCCAAGCTGGCCAATATCTACAAAATCCCGATTGCCGAAATCGACAAACTAGGCGATGCCATCAATCATTTGTCGAATAATAGCCCTGCGAAAGCCGCGGATATTGTGAATGTATTGGGTCGTGTCGGCGGTGTGGCGAAGCAGTTCGGGCTGACTGAGCTTCAGACGACATCACTAGGTAACGCCTTTATCGCTTTAGGTAGAACACCTGAGGTGGCCGGTACGGCCATTAACGGCATGCTGACTCAATTAATGACTGCGGATAAACAGGGTAAAAAATTCCAAGCGGCGCTGGCCAGCATGGGAACAGATTCTAAAAAGTTGAAAAAAGCCATTGCAGAGAACGGTGAGCAGGCTTTGATGGACTTCCTGAAACAGGTTGAGAAGCTACCGAAAGACCAGCAGATGGGTGTATTGGTGGACTTATTCGGGAAAGAGTATGCGGATGATGTAGCCGCTTTGGTCGGCGGCTTGGATACCTATAAAAAGTCCATTGAAGAGCTGAAAAAAACCGGCAAAGGCGGCAAGCCCGAATTTATGGGCAGCATGGAGAAGGAGTTTGCCGCGCGTTCGGCAACAACGGCTAACCAAATCCAGTTACTGAAAAACAGTCTCGTTGAGTTGGGTATCAACGTCGGCAGCGTGATTCTGCCTGCGGTCAATGATTTTGCGGGTGCAATAACCAAGATTGCCAATAAACTTGCGGACTGGGCGAATGCACATCCGGTATTAACAGGCTATATTATCAAAACAGCGATGGCTTTGGCTGCAATGGTTGCCGGTGGTTGGTTGGTAAGAATAGCAGCCAATCGGATTACGGCGGGATTTCTGACTGCCAAAGGAGCACTCCAATCATTCAAAGTAACGGCGCAACTGGTTTCTATGGTTATGAAAGGCGGTATCCTGCCCGCCGACATACCCGGCCGCTTAGGGGCATTTGTCCGCGCCTTATCCGCAGCCCGCACTGCTATGATGGGTTTCGGCCTGTCTTCATTGGTTGCCATGTGGCCCGTTGTGGTGGTGGCGGGGGCTGTCGCTGTTATTGCATTCTTGATTTATAAATATTGGCAGCCGCTGAAAGCCTTTTTTGCAGGATTATGGGATGGCTTAATACAGGGACTGGCTACGCTTAAACCGATGTTTGATTCTCTGGTTTCGGTAATAGCTCCTTTCGGTCAAGTCATTATGTCCGTTCTGGGCAGTATTTGGTCTGTCATTCAACCATTGGTACAACCGCTGCTTGACTGGTTTGGCGATTTTTTCAACATGAGCCAAGTAGCCGAGGGCGGTGCTCGTAACTTTGGGCAGTCTGTCGGCCTGTGGATTGGCCAAACCATTGCAGCATTGGTGACATTTGCATCAACAGCATGGGCAAACATTATCGCCTTTTTCTCAGCCGGCATTGCTGCACTGCTTAACCTGATCCTGACCTTCTCGCCGGTAACCGCCTTTATGACCGCCTTCCAAGCGGTGTGGACTTGGCTGTCGGGCTTGGGCGCGACCTTTATGTCTTACGGCAGTATGATGATCGATGGTTTGGTCAACGGCATCAAGGCGGGTATCGGCCGTGCGGTGGCGGCGGTGCAAGGCGTAGTATCGGCGGTTAAGTCGGCATTTACCTCTGACCGCAAAGGTATGGGCATCCACTCGCCGAGCCGCGTGTTCGCGGGCTACGGCGGCTACATGACCGAGGGTTTGGCCGTGGGCATCAAGCGCACGGCAGGCAGGCCGTTGCAGGCTGTGGGTGCATGGGCAGGCCGTCTGAAAGACGGGTTTTCCCGTCGCGTGGGCGGTATGCGTGCGGATTTGGCGGCGCGGATTTCCGGCAGCAGTGCAGACTTTGCCGCCGCACGCGCGGCGCAGTCGCAAGCAGGCGGTATCACCGTAAATTTTAATCCGACCATTCATGCCCCGGGCGGCGACCCCGGCCAAATTCAGACGGCCCTGCAAATGGGTTTGCGCGAATTTGAAATGCTGTTTCAGCGCATGATGGCTGACCGAGAACGGAGGGCTTACTGA